One stretch of Caldinitratiruptor microaerophilus DNA includes these proteins:
- a CDS encoding amidase — MVDLAYMSLTEAADRIRRRDLSPVELTTAVLKRIEEVEPRINAYITVTAEEALAAARTAETEIAGGRYRGPLHGIPVAVKDVVCTAGVRTTAGSRVLRDFVPNTDAAVVVRLREAGAVIVGKTNTHEFAAGITTNNPFFGPTRNPWNVDCIPGGSSGGSGAALAAGLCTVAIGTDTGGSIRIPAACCGVVGLKPTYGRVSRQGIFPLAWSQDHCGPMARSVADAALLLQVIAGYDPADPGSANVPVPDFSAELSAGVSDITIGLPRHWYFERVDPEVAEAVYRAVRILAEMGARVMEVDLPALRDVMPAQYVVCMAEAAAWHVPFLRSQPEHYSPALRGTLEGSLLISAVQYLDGLRIRARIAAEMEQALGQVDVLAAPTIPLPAPPIGQEQVNVAGQPEPVLDAFVRLNAPANQSGLPAISIPCGFSRGGLPIGLQIIGRPFDESTVIRVAHAYEQVAGWHRRPPPLV, encoded by the coding sequence ATGGTTGACCTGGCCTACATGAGCCTCACCGAGGCCGCCGACCGCATCCGCCGACGGGACCTGTCCCCGGTGGAGCTGACCACGGCGGTCCTGAAGCGGATTGAGGAGGTGGAACCGCGAATCAACGCCTATATTACCGTCACCGCCGAGGAGGCGCTGGCGGCGGCCCGTACCGCGGAGACGGAGATTGCCGGCGGCCGATACCGTGGCCCCTTGCACGGGATTCCGGTGGCGGTCAAGGACGTGGTCTGCACCGCCGGGGTCCGCACCACCGCCGGCTCGCGGGTGCTGCGGGACTTCGTCCCGAACACCGACGCTGCCGTCGTGGTGCGGCTCCGGGAGGCTGGGGCGGTCATAGTGGGCAAGACTAATACCCACGAATTTGCGGCCGGCATCACGACCAACAACCCCTTTTTCGGCCCGACCCGCAACCCCTGGAATGTGGACTGCATCCCCGGGGGTTCCAGCGGAGGGTCGGGGGCGGCTCTGGCCGCAGGCCTTTGCACGGTGGCCATAGGTACCGACACCGGCGGGTCCATCCGCATTCCCGCTGCCTGCTGCGGGGTGGTGGGGCTGAAGCCCACCTACGGCCGAGTTAGCCGCCAGGGCATTTTCCCTTTGGCCTGGAGTCAGGATCACTGCGGCCCCATGGCCCGAAGCGTGGCCGATGCGGCCTTGTTGCTGCAGGTCATCGCCGGTTACGACCCGGCGGACCCCGGCTCCGCTAACGTACCCGTACCTGACTTCAGCGCCGAGCTGAGTGCCGGGGTTAGCGATATCACGATCGGCCTCCCCCGGCACTGGTACTTCGAGCGGGTGGATCCAGAGGTGGCCGAGGCGGTATACAGGGCCGTCCGGATTTTGGCAGAAATGGGAGCACGGGTGATGGAGGTGGACCTTCCAGCCCTTCGGGATGTCATGCCGGCCCAGTACGTGGTCTGCATGGCGGAGGCGGCCGCCTGGCACGTACCGTTCCTGCGCAGCCAGCCCGAGCATTACAGCCCGGCACTGCGCGGCACCCTCGAGGGTAGCCTGTTGATTTCGGCCGTGCAGTACCTAGACGGGTTGCGGATCCGGGCCCGGATTGCGGCGGAGATGGAGCAGGCCCTCGGGCAGGTGGATGTGCTGGCTGCCCCCACCATCCCGCTGCCGGCCCCGCCCATCGGCCAGGAGCAGGTAAATGTTGCGGGCCAGCCTGAACCCGTGTTGGACGCTTTCGTGCGGCTGAACGCCCCCGCTAACCAGTCCGGTTTGCCGGCGATCTCTATCCCATGCGGGTTTAGTCGGGGCGGGCTCCCCATTGGTTTACAAATCATCGGGCGTCCCTTTGATGAATCCACTGTGATCCGGGTGGCCCATGCCTATGAACAGGTGGCAGGCTGGCACCGACGGCCACCTCCGCTGGTCTGA
- the spoIVA gene encoding stage IV sporulation protein A, translated as MEKFNIFQDIAQRTGGDIYIGVVGPVRTGKSTFIRKFMERLVLPRIEDEFLRTRMLDELPQSGAGRTIMTVEPKFIPEEAVELTPHEGITVRVRLIDVVGYPVEGALGFLDETGQPRMVLTPWFDAEVPLHEAAEIGTRKVIAEHATLGVVVTTDGTITDIARGKYIEAEERVVAELKELGKPFVVVLNTTRPYAQETLDLAGELEEKYGAPIIPTDVSELTEDDVHMVLEQLLLEFPVRELEVRLPRWVEELDSRQWLREKFETAVAEVVQAVTKVRDVDQAVERLASYEFVETAQLRSMDMGTGTAVVELEAREDLYYQILEEIAGVKLEGKHTMVRLLREWAVAKQEYDKIAVALHEVRETGYGMVPPQLSDMTFDEPELVRQGSRFGVRLRASAPSLHFIRADIHTEVTPIIGTEKQGEELVQYLMEKFEDDPKKLWDFDIFGKSLYELVRDGVQNKLYRMPEDAQQKLQETLTRIINEGSGGLICIII; from the coding sequence GTGGAGAAGTTCAACATCTTCCAGGACATCGCCCAGCGGACCGGGGGCGACATCTACATCGGGGTCGTCGGCCCGGTCCGGACAGGGAAGTCCACCTTCATCCGGAAGTTCATGGAGCGGCTGGTCCTGCCCCGGATCGAGGACGAGTTCCTCCGCACGCGCATGCTCGACGAGTTGCCCCAGTCCGGGGCCGGGCGGACCATCATGACGGTGGAGCCGAAGTTCATTCCGGAGGAGGCCGTCGAGCTCACGCCCCACGAAGGCATCACGGTGCGCGTGCGGCTCATCGACGTCGTGGGCTACCCCGTGGAGGGGGCGCTCGGCTTCCTGGACGAAACGGGCCAGCCCCGCATGGTGCTGACGCCCTGGTTCGACGCCGAGGTGCCGCTGCACGAGGCGGCCGAGATCGGAACCCGGAAGGTGATCGCCGAGCACGCCACCCTCGGCGTGGTGGTCACCACGGACGGGACCATCACCGACATCGCCCGGGGCAAGTACATCGAGGCGGAGGAGCGGGTCGTCGCCGAGCTGAAGGAACTCGGCAAGCCCTTCGTGGTCGTACTCAACACCACGCGGCCATACGCCCAGGAGACTCTCGATCTCGCCGGCGAGCTGGAGGAGAAGTACGGTGCGCCCATCATCCCCACCGACGTGTCGGAGCTCACCGAGGACGACGTCCACATGGTCCTCGAGCAGCTGCTGCTGGAGTTCCCCGTTCGCGAGCTGGAGGTGCGCCTGCCGCGGTGGGTGGAGGAACTGGACTCCCGTCAGTGGCTGCGAGAGAAGTTCGAGACGGCCGTGGCGGAGGTGGTGCAGGCTGTCACGAAGGTTCGGGATGTGGACCAGGCGGTGGAGCGTCTGGCTTCGTACGAGTTCGTGGAGACGGCGCAGCTCCGCTCCATGGACATGGGCACGGGAACGGCGGTCGTCGAGCTCGAGGCCCGGGAAGACCTCTACTACCAGATTCTGGAGGAGATCGCGGGCGTCAAGCTCGAGGGCAAGCACACCATGGTACGCCTGCTCCGGGAGTGGGCGGTGGCGAAACAGGAGTACGACAAGATCGCCGTTGCGCTCCACGAAGTGCGCGAGACGGGCTACGGGATGGTACCGCCGCAGCTCTCCGACATGACCTTCGACGAGCCCGAGCTCGTGCGCCAGGGCTCCCGCTTCGGCGTGAGGCTGCGCGCCAGCGCCCCGTCCCTGCACTTCATCCGCGCCGACATCCACACGGAGGTGACGCCGATCATCGGCACGGAGAAGCAGGGCGAGGAACTGGTCCAGTACTTGATGGAGAAGTTCGAGGACGACCCGAAGAAGCTCTGGGACTTCGACATCTTCGGGAAGTCGCTGTACGAGCTCGTACGCGACGGCGTGCAGAACAAGCTCTACCGCATGCCGGAGGATGCCCAGCAGAAGCTCCAGGAGACCCTGACCCGCATCATCAACGAGGGCAGCGGGGGGCTCATCTGCATCATCATCTAG
- the gabT gene encoding 4-aminobutyrate--2-oxoglutarate transaminase, whose product MRVSRTVQIRTPIPGPRSQELLRRREAAVPRGVANVAPIFAAETRGATLTDVDGNVFLDFAGGIGVLNLGANHPEVVAAVKEQVDRFLHTCFHVTMYEPYVRLAEELNRLTPGDFPKKTALFNSGAEAVENAVKLARRYTGRPAVITFTHAFHGRTLLGMSLTAKVSTYKYGFGPFAPEIYRLPAVYPYRSPFADPAATARHALEDVRRAIEDEIGPDKVAALIIEPVQGEGGFLVQPPEFLRGLRALCDEYGIVFIADEIQTGFGRTGRFFAVEHSGVVPDLVTMAKSLGDGLPISAVTGRAEIMDAAQVGGLGGTYGGNPVACAAALKVIEVMERDRYVERAQAVGERVLARFRDWHERFELVGDVRGLGAMAAIELVKDRATKEPATEETAAIFKRCYENGLILMKAGHHNQVIRFLAPLAITDEQLDEGLDILEEAIASVSRTR is encoded by the coding sequence ATGCGTGTGTCCAGGACGGTGCAGATCCGCACGCCCATCCCCGGTCCGCGTTCCCAGGAGCTCCTGCGCCGGCGCGAGGCGGCGGTTCCGCGGGGCGTGGCCAACGTCGCCCCCATCTTCGCCGCCGAGACCCGGGGCGCCACGCTCACGGATGTCGACGGAAACGTGTTTCTCGACTTCGCCGGTGGCATCGGCGTCCTGAACCTGGGCGCGAACCACCCCGAGGTGGTCGCGGCGGTCAAGGAGCAGGTGGACCGTTTCCTGCACACCTGCTTCCACGTCACCATGTACGAGCCGTACGTCCGACTGGCCGAGGAGCTGAACCGCCTCACCCCGGGCGACTTCCCCAAGAAGACCGCTCTCTTCAACAGCGGCGCCGAGGCCGTGGAGAACGCGGTGAAGCTCGCCCGCCGCTACACCGGGCGCCCGGCGGTGATCACCTTCACCCACGCCTTCCACGGCCGCACGCTCCTCGGCATGAGCCTGACGGCCAAGGTCTCCACGTACAAGTACGGCTTCGGGCCCTTCGCCCCGGAGATCTACCGCCTCCCCGCCGTCTACCCCTACCGCTCGCCCTTTGCCGATCCGGCCGCCACTGCCCGCCACGCCCTGGAAGACGTCCGCCGGGCGATCGAGGACGAGATCGGCCCCGACAAGGTGGCCGCGCTGATCATCGAGCCGGTGCAGGGCGAGGGCGGATTCCTGGTCCAGCCGCCGGAGTTCCTGCGCGGCCTCCGGGCGCTGTGCGACGAGTACGGCATCGTCTTCATCGCGGACGAGATCCAGACCGGCTTCGGGCGCACGGGCCGCTTCTTCGCCGTCGAGCACTCGGGCGTGGTCCCGGACCTGGTGACGATGGCCAAGTCGCTGGGCGACGGGCTGCCGATTTCCGCCGTCACCGGGCGGGCGGAGATCATGGACGCCGCGCAGGTCGGCGGCCTGGGCGGTACGTACGGCGGCAACCCCGTCGCCTGCGCGGCCGCCCTCAAGGTCATCGAGGTGATGGAGCGCGACCGGTACGTGGAGCGGGCACAGGCGGTGGGCGAGCGCGTCCTGGCCCGCTTCCGGGACTGGCACGAGCGCTTCGAGCTGGTGGGTGACGTACGGGGGCTCGGCGCCATGGCCGCCATCGAGCTGGTGAAGGACCGCGCGACGAAGGAGCCGGCCACGGAGGAGACCGCGGCCATCTTCAAGCGGTGCTACGAGAACGGCCTGATCCTCATGAAGGCCGGCCACCACAACCAGGTGATCCGGTTCCTGGCCCCCCTGGCGATCACCGACGAGCAGCTCGACGAGGGCCTGGACATCCTCGAGGAGGCGATCGCCTCCGTGTCGCGGACGCGCTGA
- a CDS encoding CBS domain-containing protein: protein MNQVRDAMIQVERTARPSHPVALALRMMREQNISFLPVIGDNGSLYGIVTEGDLVRLIHRTLSEENGQPTPFWLRGATREMLQVLPIREVVSRQVDTIGPDASLEEAAEIMFSRHRRVLPVVDADGKVLGYLTRRAIIDMLI, encoded by the coding sequence GTGAACCAGGTCCGGGACGCCATGATCCAGGTCGAGCGGACGGCGCGGCCCAGCCATCCCGTGGCGCTCGCGCTGCGGATGATGCGTGAGCAGAACATCAGCTTTCTCCCCGTGATCGGCGACAACGGCTCGCTGTACGGGATCGTCACGGAGGGCGACCTCGTGCGGCTCATCCACCGCACGCTCTCGGAGGAGAACGGTCAGCCCACCCCGTTCTGGCTGCGCGGTGCGACGCGGGAGATGCTGCAGGTGCTACCGATCCGGGAGGTGGTCTCCCGGCAGGTCGACACGATCGGCCCCGACGCGTCCCTCGAGGAGGCGGCGGAGATCATGTTCAGCCGCCACCGGCGCGTCCTCCCGGTGGTCGACGCCGACGGCAAGGTGCTGGGGTACCTCACCCGCCGGGCCATCATCGACATGCTGATCTGA
- the rbsK gene encoding ribokinase: MADVVVVGSLNVDLVVRAPRLPNSGETISAQSLDTVPGGKGANQAVAAARLGVSTAMVGRVGEDDFGQLMRKSLGDAGVDVRGVLPVAGQSTGVAVVIVAPGGQNAILAVPGANGAMGPEAVGEARPLFSSARVILLQLEIPMATVIRAAQLAREAGALVVLDPAPARPLPAHLIRLVDFVTPNEVEAQALTGITVRGRKEAADAAQELLGQGFRRAIVKLGPEGALFAGPEGTAHVPSPPVKVVDTTAAGDAFAGALAAALAQGLDLHEAVQWGCTAGALAVTRPGAQPSLPHREEFLRFLEGR, translated from the coding sequence ATGGCGGACGTCGTGGTCGTGGGCAGCCTCAACGTCGACCTGGTGGTGAGGGCCCCGCGCCTCCCGAACTCGGGCGAGACGATTTCGGCCCAGAGCCTGGACACCGTGCCTGGCGGAAAGGGCGCCAACCAGGCCGTGGCTGCGGCGCGGCTGGGCGTCTCGACCGCGATGGTGGGGCGCGTGGGCGAGGACGACTTCGGCCAGCTAATGCGGAAGAGCCTGGGGGACGCCGGAGTCGACGTGCGCGGCGTACTCCCGGTGGCCGGGCAGTCCACCGGGGTTGCGGTCGTGATCGTGGCCCCGGGCGGTCAGAACGCGATCCTCGCCGTTCCCGGAGCCAACGGGGCGATGGGGCCGGAGGCCGTCGGGGAGGCGCGCCCCTTGTTCTCCTCCGCCCGGGTTATCCTGCTTCAGCTGGAGATCCCGATGGCGACGGTGATCCGGGCCGCTCAGCTGGCCAGGGAGGCGGGCGCGTTGGTGGTCCTCGATCCGGCTCCGGCGCGCCCGCTCCCCGCCCACCTGATCCGGCTCGTCGACTTCGTGACCCCGAACGAGGTGGAGGCACAGGCGCTCACGGGCATCACGGTCCGGGGGCGGAAGGAGGCCGCCGACGCCGCCCAGGAACTCCTGGGCCAGGGCTTCCGGCGGGCGATCGTGAAGCTCGGGCCCGAGGGTGCGCTGTTCGCCGGGCCGGAGGGGACCGCCCATGTGCCTTCGCCTCCCGTTAAGGTGGTCGACACCACCGCGGCCGGGGACGCCTTCGCCGGCGCTCTGGCCGCGGCGCTGGCGCAGGGGCTCGACCTGCACGAGGCGGTGCAGTGGGGCTGCACGGCCGGCGCCCTGGCCGTCACCCGCCCCGGCGCGCAGCCGTCGCTCCCCCACAGGGAGGAGTTCCTGCGGTTTCTTGAGGGGCGGTAG